One segment of Solanum lycopersicum chromosome 1, SLM_r2.1 DNA contains the following:
- the LOC101267564 gene encoding probable ubiquitin-like-specific protease 2A isoform X3, which yields MNALRNALKSYCKHSKFKNLTTNSILLSIREISSIKNDPVIEILHIDDSDDVAEKNILESGSTVASRSSNLKPSTDDWLCHLESKCDTSGTKSHITRVKTPECSITDGETFGRRDFADNEPVILDLDDATDVESSKPACCLLENKGSGNQQELMQSPNLCDTKVPVVVKPDHIMYEVTYSTSSILTFSCSSIKLEGSFGKKLPFTSEWTLCDIITINSEWCKSVETALVELYLKCKDSDVYNTDNESSGAIVLTFALFDPDWSEIQEAIKMLNVRYKDKWNDITALDPTRSYSPFFGRKSISVEEHDHPNSRDNFEEIIFPEGDPDAVSISKRDVDLLKPKTFVNDTIIDFYIMYLKNKMNLEEKDRFHFFNSFFFRKLADLDRDPSKACEGRAAFLRVRRWTTKVNLFRKDFIFIPVNFSLHWSLIVICHPGEVVTFREEEMEKSSRVPCILHMDSIRGTHKGLKNLIQSYLLEEWKERHKEVGEDVAKKFSSLPFVRLELPQQENSFDCGLFLLHYVELFLEQAPINFKLSLISASSKFLSECWFSTEEVDCKREHIKRLICEITRSKTQKVSPADFDENSSFNCLGEENASLSLLQETCNAREASHADDLRSCEDELPTSSPVANLIRGFKSAGVSEVVSRDLSRPPASTKSLTYDSCRLYGQKASLSPFRNVMSPIEEETIEEQMTVSPAMKARSQPAEHFAAAHASSILISETLFFGRNASSLNTERMNPGCRSSSGCGYPNSIEIHDEEDRRAKVEEVSDPDAAKNNSPTSPEELAGYIVLDSQEENENHDRNGVENNLPSTSALCHREVNYSDIYVYKENEMIPSSQLVEQSAKKPRHVVPEVLEVSSDQIVLSSTSSEEVASCFVQDSEEVNSKLCTEAIILKPETGSKKKRFVGKRRRHLFRHPQRARVRIDLS from the exons ATGAACGCATTGAGAAACGCTCTAAAAAGTTATTGCAaacattcaaaattcaaaaacctAACAACAAATTCCATTCTCCTATCGATAA GAGAAATAAGTAGTATAAAAAATGATCCGGTGATTGAAATCCTACACATTGATGATAGTGATGATGTTGCAGAAAAGAATATATTGGAGTCAGGTTCCACTGTGGCATCTAGGTCCTCAAATTTGAAGCCTTCGACAGATGATTGGCTTTGTCATCTTgagtcgaaatgtgacacttcTGGGACCAAATCCCATATAACAAGAGTGAAAACACCTGAATGTTCTATCACTGACGGCGAAACTTTTGGTCGGAGAGATTTTGCTGAT AATGAACCAGTTATTCTTGATTTAGATGATGCTACAGACGTCGAATCATCCAAGCCAGCTTGTTGTCTGCTAGAAAATAAGG GTTCTGGAAACCAACAAGAATTGATGCAGAGTCCTAATCTATGTGATACG AAAGTTCCGGTGGTTGTTAAACCTGATCACATCATGTATGAAGTTACATATTCTACAAGTTCCATTTTGACCTTTTCATGCAGTTCAATAAAGCTCGAGGGTTCCTTCGGGAAGAAGTTACCATTTACATCTGAGTGGACACTTTGtgatattatcactattaaCTCAGAGTGGTGCAAAAGT GTTGAAACTGCTCTTGTGGAATTGTACCTCAAATGCAAGGATTCAGATGTATATAACACTGATAATGAAAGTTCAG GTGCTATTGTGTTGACATTTGCTTTGTTCGACCCTGATTGGTCCGAAATACAAGAAGCAATTAAGATGCTGAATGTGCGATACAAAGATAAATGGAATGACATTACAGC ACTTGACCCCACAAGGAGCTATAGTCCATTTTTTGGACGGAAAAGCATTTCAGTTGAAGAGCATGATCATCCCAA TTCCAGGGataactttgaagaaattatttttccaGAAGGGGATCCCGATGCTGTTTCCATAAGTAAGAGAGATGTTGATCTATTAAAGCCTAAGACTTTCGTCAATGATACCATCATTGACTTTTACATTAT GTATCTGAAGAACAAAATGAATCTGGAGGAAAAAGACAGGTTCCATTTTTTCAATAGCTTTTTCTTTAGAAAGCTTGCTGATCTGGATAGAGATCCTTCTAAAGCTTGTGAAGGTAGAGCTGCTTTCTTGCGAGTTCGTAGATGGACCACAAAAGTTAATCTTTTTAGAAAGGATTTCATTTTTATTCCAGTCAACTTCAG TCTCCACTGGAGTTTGATAGTCATCTGTCACCCTGGCGAGGTTGTTACGTTTAGAG AGGAAGAAATGGAGAAATCATCTAGGGTTCCATGCATCTTGCACATGGACTCAATCCGGGGGACCCACAAAGGCCTGAAGAATCTTATACAAAG TTACTTATTGGAAGAGTGGAAAGAGAGGCACAAGGAAGTAGGAGAGGATGTTGCGAAGAAGTTCTCGAGTCTTCCATTTGTCCGTCTTGAG CTGCCACAACAGGAGAACTCATTTGATTGTGGCCTTTTTCTGCTCCATTATGTGGAACTTTTTCTGGAGCAGGCTCCAATCAACTTCAAGCTCTCCCTAATAAGTGCATCCTCCAAATTT CTTTCTGAATGTTGGTTCTCAACTGAAGAGGTTGATTGCAAGCGGGAACATATCAAGAGATTGATCTGTGAAATAACCAGAAGTAAAACTCAGAAGGTTTCTCCGGCTGATTTTGATGAGAACTCGTCTTTCAATTGCTTAGGAGAGGAAAATGCTAGTTTGAGCTTACTTCAGGAAACTTGCAATGCAAGAGAAGCAAGTCATGCTGATGACTTGAGGTCATGTGAGGATGAACTTCCTACTTCATCTCCTGTAGCCAACCTTATAAGGGGTTTCAAGAGTGCTGGAGTATCAGAAGTGGTTTCTAGAGATTTGTCTCGACCACCAGCTTCTACAAAGTCACTTACTTATGACAGCTGTCGGCTTTATGGGCAAAAGGCTTCACTGAGTCCATTTAGGAATGTCATGTCTCCTATAGAG GAAGAGACAATTGAGGAGCAGATGACTGTTTCACCAGCCATGAAAGCGAGGAGTCAGCCTGCTGAACATTTTGCAGCAGCACATGCTTCCAGCATTTTGATATCCGAGACCCTGTTTTTTGGAAGAAATGCTAGTAGCCTTAATACTGAAAGGATGAATCCAGGTTGTCGAAGCAGTAGTGGCTGTGGATATCCAAATTCTATAGAGATACATGATGAGGAAGATCGTAGAGCTAAAGTAGAGGAGGTATCTGATCCTGATGCAGCAAAAAATAACTCGCCAACTTCACCTGAGGAACTTGCAGGTTATATCGTTTTGGATTCTCAGGAGGAAAATGAGAACCATGATCGGAATGGTGTGGAAAATAACCTACCCAGTACTTCTGCTTTGTGCCATAGGGAGGTTAACTACTCTGATATCTATgtttataaagaaaatgaaatgatACCGTCTTCACAATTAGTAGAGCAGTCTGCAAAGAAACCTAGGCACGTCGTGCCTGAAGTTTTAGAGGTGTCCAGTGACCAGATTGTGTTGTCTTCAACATCAAGTGAGGAAGTTGCAAGCTGTTTTGTCCAGGATTCGGAGGAGGTCAACTCCAAGCTTTGTACTGAAGCAATTATTTTAAAACCAGAAACAGGATCAAAGAAGAAGCGCTTTGTAGGGAAACGGAGGCGGCATTTGTTTCGCCATCCACAAAGAGCAAGAGTCAGAATAGACCTCTCATGA
- the LOC101267564 gene encoding probable ubiquitin-like-specific protease 2B isoform X5: MQSPNLCDTKVPVVVKPDHIMYEVTYSTSSILTFSCSSIKLEGSFGKKLPFTSEWTLCDIITINSEWCKSVETALVELYLKCKDSDVYNTDNESSGAIVLTFALFDPDWSEIQEAIKMLNVRYKDKWNDITALDPTRSYSPFFGRKSISVEEHDHPNSRDNFEEIIFPEGDPDAVSISKRDVDLLKPKTFVNDTIIDFYIMYLKNKMNLEEKDRFHFFNSFFFRKLADLDRDPSKACEGRAAFLRVRRWTTKVNLFRKDFIFIPVNFSLHWSLIVICHPGEVVTFREEEMEKSSRVPCILHMDSIRGTHKGLKNLIQSYLLEEWKERHKEVGEDVAKKFSSLPFVRLELPQQENSFDCGLFLLHYVELFLEQAPINFKLSLISASSKFLSECWFSTEEVDCKREHIKRLICEITRSKTQKVSPADFDENSSFNCLGEENASLSLLQETCNAREASHADDLRSCEDELPTSSPVANLIRGFKSAGVSEVVSRDLSRPPASTKSLTYDSCRLYGQKASLSPFRNVMSPIEEETIEEQMTVSPAMKARSQPAEHFAAAHASSILISETLFFGRNASSLNTERMNPGCRSSSGCGYPNSIEIHDEEDRRAKVEEVSDPDAAKNNSPTSPEELAGYIVLDSQEENENHDRNGVENNLPSTSALCHREVNYSDIYVYKENEMIPSSQLVEQSAKKPRHVVPEVLEVSSDQIVLSSTSSEEVASCFVQDSEEVNSKLCTEAIILKPETGSKKKRFVGKRRRHLFRHPQRARVRIDLS; encoded by the exons ATGCAGAGTCCTAATCTATGTGATACG AAAGTTCCGGTGGTTGTTAAACCTGATCACATCATGTATGAAGTTACATATTCTACAAGTTCCATTTTGACCTTTTCATGCAGTTCAATAAAGCTCGAGGGTTCCTTCGGGAAGAAGTTACCATTTACATCTGAGTGGACACTTTGtgatattatcactattaaCTCAGAGTGGTGCAAAAGT GTTGAAACTGCTCTTGTGGAATTGTACCTCAAATGCAAGGATTCAGATGTATATAACACTGATAATGAAAGTTCAG GTGCTATTGTGTTGACATTTGCTTTGTTCGACCCTGATTGGTCCGAAATACAAGAAGCAATTAAGATGCTGAATGTGCGATACAAAGATAAATGGAATGACATTACAGC ACTTGACCCCACAAGGAGCTATAGTCCATTTTTTGGACGGAAAAGCATTTCAGTTGAAGAGCATGATCATCCCAA TTCCAGGGataactttgaagaaattatttttccaGAAGGGGATCCCGATGCTGTTTCCATAAGTAAGAGAGATGTTGATCTATTAAAGCCTAAGACTTTCGTCAATGATACCATCATTGACTTTTACATTAT GTATCTGAAGAACAAAATGAATCTGGAGGAAAAAGACAGGTTCCATTTTTTCAATAGCTTTTTCTTTAGAAAGCTTGCTGATCTGGATAGAGATCCTTCTAAAGCTTGTGAAGGTAGAGCTGCTTTCTTGCGAGTTCGTAGATGGACCACAAAAGTTAATCTTTTTAGAAAGGATTTCATTTTTATTCCAGTCAACTTCAG TCTCCACTGGAGTTTGATAGTCATCTGTCACCCTGGCGAGGTTGTTACGTTTAGAG AGGAAGAAATGGAGAAATCATCTAGGGTTCCATGCATCTTGCACATGGACTCAATCCGGGGGACCCACAAAGGCCTGAAGAATCTTATACAAAG TTACTTATTGGAAGAGTGGAAAGAGAGGCACAAGGAAGTAGGAGAGGATGTTGCGAAGAAGTTCTCGAGTCTTCCATTTGTCCGTCTTGAG CTGCCACAACAGGAGAACTCATTTGATTGTGGCCTTTTTCTGCTCCATTATGTGGAACTTTTTCTGGAGCAGGCTCCAATCAACTTCAAGCTCTCCCTAATAAGTGCATCCTCCAAATTT CTTTCTGAATGTTGGTTCTCAACTGAAGAGGTTGATTGCAAGCGGGAACATATCAAGAGATTGATCTGTGAAATAACCAGAAGTAAAACTCAGAAGGTTTCTCCGGCTGATTTTGATGAGAACTCGTCTTTCAATTGCTTAGGAGAGGAAAATGCTAGTTTGAGCTTACTTCAGGAAACTTGCAATGCAAGAGAAGCAAGTCATGCTGATGACTTGAGGTCATGTGAGGATGAACTTCCTACTTCATCTCCTGTAGCCAACCTTATAAGGGGTTTCAAGAGTGCTGGAGTATCAGAAGTGGTTTCTAGAGATTTGTCTCGACCACCAGCTTCTACAAAGTCACTTACTTATGACAGCTGTCGGCTTTATGGGCAAAAGGCTTCACTGAGTCCATTTAGGAATGTCATGTCTCCTATAGAG GAAGAGACAATTGAGGAGCAGATGACTGTTTCACCAGCCATGAAAGCGAGGAGTCAGCCTGCTGAACATTTTGCAGCAGCACATGCTTCCAGCATTTTGATATCCGAGACCCTGTTTTTTGGAAGAAATGCTAGTAGCCTTAATACTGAAAGGATGAATCCAGGTTGTCGAAGCAGTAGTGGCTGTGGATATCCAAATTCTATAGAGATACATGATGAGGAAGATCGTAGAGCTAAAGTAGAGGAGGTATCTGATCCTGATGCAGCAAAAAATAACTCGCCAACTTCACCTGAGGAACTTGCAGGTTATATCGTTTTGGATTCTCAGGAGGAAAATGAGAACCATGATCGGAATGGTGTGGAAAATAACCTACCCAGTACTTCTGCTTTGTGCCATAGGGAGGTTAACTACTCTGATATCTATgtttataaagaaaatgaaatgatACCGTCTTCACAATTAGTAGAGCAGTCTGCAAAGAAACCTAGGCACGTCGTGCCTGAAGTTTTAGAGGTGTCCAGTGACCAGATTGTGTTGTCTTCAACATCAAGTGAGGAAGTTGCAAGCTGTTTTGTCCAGGATTCGGAGGAGGTCAACTCCAAGCTTTGTACTGAAGCAATTATTTTAAAACCAGAAACAGGATCAAAGAAGAAGCGCTTTGTAGGGAAACGGAGGCGGCATTTGTTTCGCCATCCACAAAGAGCAAGAGTCAGAATAGACCTCTCATGA
- the LOC101267564 gene encoding probable ubiquitin-like-specific protease 2B isoform X6 has product MMKKVPVVVKPDHIMYEVTYSTSSILTFSCSSIKLEGSFGKKLPFTSEWTLCDIITINSEWCKSVETALVELYLKCKDSDVYNTDNESSGAIVLTFALFDPDWSEIQEAIKMLNVRYKDKWNDITALDPTRSYSPFFGRKSISVEEHDHPNSRDNFEEIIFPEGDPDAVSISKRDVDLLKPKTFVNDTIIDFYIMYLKNKMNLEEKDRFHFFNSFFFRKLADLDRDPSKACEGRAAFLRVRRWTTKVNLFRKDFIFIPVNFSLHWSLIVICHPGEVVTFREEEMEKSSRVPCILHMDSIRGTHKGLKNLIQSYLLEEWKERHKEVGEDVAKKFSSLPFVRLELPQQENSFDCGLFLLHYVELFLEQAPINFKLSLISASSKFLSECWFSTEEVDCKREHIKRLICEITRSKTQKVSPADFDENSSFNCLGEENASLSLLQETCNAREASHADDLRSCEDELPTSSPVANLIRGFKSAGVSEVVSRDLSRPPASTKSLTYDSCRLYGQKASLSPFRNVMSPIEEETIEEQMTVSPAMKARSQPAEHFAAAHASSILISETLFFGRNASSLNTERMNPGCRSSSGCGYPNSIEIHDEEDRRAKVEEVSDPDAAKNNSPTSPEELAGYIVLDSQEENENHDRNGVENNLPSTSALCHREVNYSDIYVYKENEMIPSSQLVEQSAKKPRHVVPEVLEVSSDQIVLSSTSSEEVASCFVQDSEEVNSKLCTEAIILKPETGSKKKRFVGKRRRHLFRHPQRARVRIDLS; this is encoded by the exons ATGATGAAA AAAGTTCCGGTGGTTGTTAAACCTGATCACATCATGTATGAAGTTACATATTCTACAAGTTCCATTTTGACCTTTTCATGCAGTTCAATAAAGCTCGAGGGTTCCTTCGGGAAGAAGTTACCATTTACATCTGAGTGGACACTTTGtgatattatcactattaaCTCAGAGTGGTGCAAAAGT GTTGAAACTGCTCTTGTGGAATTGTACCTCAAATGCAAGGATTCAGATGTATATAACACTGATAATGAAAGTTCAG GTGCTATTGTGTTGACATTTGCTTTGTTCGACCCTGATTGGTCCGAAATACAAGAAGCAATTAAGATGCTGAATGTGCGATACAAAGATAAATGGAATGACATTACAGC ACTTGACCCCACAAGGAGCTATAGTCCATTTTTTGGACGGAAAAGCATTTCAGTTGAAGAGCATGATCATCCCAA TTCCAGGGataactttgaagaaattatttttccaGAAGGGGATCCCGATGCTGTTTCCATAAGTAAGAGAGATGTTGATCTATTAAAGCCTAAGACTTTCGTCAATGATACCATCATTGACTTTTACATTAT GTATCTGAAGAACAAAATGAATCTGGAGGAAAAAGACAGGTTCCATTTTTTCAATAGCTTTTTCTTTAGAAAGCTTGCTGATCTGGATAGAGATCCTTCTAAAGCTTGTGAAGGTAGAGCTGCTTTCTTGCGAGTTCGTAGATGGACCACAAAAGTTAATCTTTTTAGAAAGGATTTCATTTTTATTCCAGTCAACTTCAG TCTCCACTGGAGTTTGATAGTCATCTGTCACCCTGGCGAGGTTGTTACGTTTAGAG AGGAAGAAATGGAGAAATCATCTAGGGTTCCATGCATCTTGCACATGGACTCAATCCGGGGGACCCACAAAGGCCTGAAGAATCTTATACAAAG TTACTTATTGGAAGAGTGGAAAGAGAGGCACAAGGAAGTAGGAGAGGATGTTGCGAAGAAGTTCTCGAGTCTTCCATTTGTCCGTCTTGAG CTGCCACAACAGGAGAACTCATTTGATTGTGGCCTTTTTCTGCTCCATTATGTGGAACTTTTTCTGGAGCAGGCTCCAATCAACTTCAAGCTCTCCCTAATAAGTGCATCCTCCAAATTT CTTTCTGAATGTTGGTTCTCAACTGAAGAGGTTGATTGCAAGCGGGAACATATCAAGAGATTGATCTGTGAAATAACCAGAAGTAAAACTCAGAAGGTTTCTCCGGCTGATTTTGATGAGAACTCGTCTTTCAATTGCTTAGGAGAGGAAAATGCTAGTTTGAGCTTACTTCAGGAAACTTGCAATGCAAGAGAAGCAAGTCATGCTGATGACTTGAGGTCATGTGAGGATGAACTTCCTACTTCATCTCCTGTAGCCAACCTTATAAGGGGTTTCAAGAGTGCTGGAGTATCAGAAGTGGTTTCTAGAGATTTGTCTCGACCACCAGCTTCTACAAAGTCACTTACTTATGACAGCTGTCGGCTTTATGGGCAAAAGGCTTCACTGAGTCCATTTAGGAATGTCATGTCTCCTATAGAG GAAGAGACAATTGAGGAGCAGATGACTGTTTCACCAGCCATGAAAGCGAGGAGTCAGCCTGCTGAACATTTTGCAGCAGCACATGCTTCCAGCATTTTGATATCCGAGACCCTGTTTTTTGGAAGAAATGCTAGTAGCCTTAATACTGAAAGGATGAATCCAGGTTGTCGAAGCAGTAGTGGCTGTGGATATCCAAATTCTATAGAGATACATGATGAGGAAGATCGTAGAGCTAAAGTAGAGGAGGTATCTGATCCTGATGCAGCAAAAAATAACTCGCCAACTTCACCTGAGGAACTTGCAGGTTATATCGTTTTGGATTCTCAGGAGGAAAATGAGAACCATGATCGGAATGGTGTGGAAAATAACCTACCCAGTACTTCTGCTTTGTGCCATAGGGAGGTTAACTACTCTGATATCTATgtttataaagaaaatgaaatgatACCGTCTTCACAATTAGTAGAGCAGTCTGCAAAGAAACCTAGGCACGTCGTGCCTGAAGTTTTAGAGGTGTCCAGTGACCAGATTGTGTTGTCTTCAACATCAAGTGAGGAAGTTGCAAGCTGTTTTGTCCAGGATTCGGAGGAGGTCAACTCCAAGCTTTGTACTGAAGCAATTATTTTAAAACCAGAAACAGGATCAAAGAAGAAGCGCTTTGTAGGGAAACGGAGGCGGCATTTGTTTCGCCATCCACAAAGAGCAAGAGTCAGAATAGACCTCTCATGA